A window of the Gemmatimonadota bacterium genome harbors these coding sequences:
- a CDS encoding restriction endonuclease subunit S — MSDSNPVPSEVRSLPGDSEVSFVPMEAVGKNGGLALETTKLLADVKAGYSYFRDGDVVIAKITPCFENGKGALAEGLTNGIAFGTTELHVLRARHTADRRFAFYVTLSDAFRRLGEADMYGAGGQKRISESFVRNFPIALPSLPEQRAIATFLDRETARIDALVAKKERLITLLQERRTALITRAVTKGLDPTAAMKDSGVEWLGEIPAHWEVRPLRTTIASCLNGVWGDDPDGVSDVVCVRVADFDRVRLGVDITEPTVRAIEPRVVAERGLRSGDLLLEKSGGGENQPVGAVVLYTHPVPAVCSNFVARVVVSATSDPKYLVYLHKALYSMRINTKHIKQSTGIQNLDSRSYFGETGGIPLLAEQKEIAGYLAAETARIDALSARIRAAITRVQELRTALIAAAVTGKIDVRDHESSGGRQT; from the coding sequence GTGAGCGATTCAAACCCTGTGCCAAGCGAGGTTCGCAGCCTGCCCGGTGATTCCGAGGTTTCGTTCGTGCCGATGGAGGCTGTCGGTAAGAATGGTGGACTCGCATTGGAGACGACGAAACTGCTCGCCGACGTGAAGGCAGGCTACAGCTACTTTCGCGACGGAGACGTGGTAATCGCGAAGATCACGCCGTGCTTCGAGAACGGAAAAGGTGCGCTTGCCGAAGGATTGACGAACGGCATCGCGTTCGGGACGACCGAGCTTCACGTACTACGCGCGCGCCATACCGCCGATCGGCGGTTCGCGTTCTACGTGACGCTGAGCGACGCATTTCGAAGACTCGGCGAAGCCGACATGTACGGCGCGGGAGGCCAGAAGCGTATTTCCGAATCATTCGTGCGCAACTTCCCGATCGCTCTCCCCTCACTCCCCGAACAACGCGCCATCGCGACGTTCCTCGACCGCGAGACCGCGCGCATCGATGCGCTGGTGGCCAAGAAGGAGCGGCTGATCACACTGCTCCAGGAACGGCGCACCGCGCTTATCACCCGTGCGGTCACCAAGGGCCTCGACCCCACCGCGGCGATGAAGGACTCCGGAGTGGAGTGGTTGGGGGAGATTCCGGCGCATTGGGAGGTGCGGCCACTACGCACGACCATCGCGAGTTGTCTGAACGGCGTATGGGGCGACGATCCTGATGGTGTCAGTGATGTCGTTTGCGTCCGTGTTGCGGATTTTGATCGAGTGCGACTCGGAGTAGACATTACTGAGCCCACTGTGCGAGCGATCGAACCGCGCGTCGTAGCCGAGAGGGGCCTCCGTTCGGGTGACCTCTTGCTGGAGAAGTCCGGTGGTGGTGAAAACCAGCCAGTCGGCGCCGTCGTGCTTTACACCCATCCAGTACCAGCGGTCTGCTCGAACTTTGTGGCGCGAGTCGTTGTCTCCGCTACAAGTGATCCGAAGTATCTAGTCTACCTGCACAAGGCGCTGTACTCGATGCGCATCAACACGAAGCATATCAAGCAAAGTACGGGCATTCAGAACCTGGACAGTAGAAGCTACTTCGGCGAAACGGGAGGAATTCCGTTGCTTGCCGAGCAGAAGGAGATCGCGGGTTACCTCGCCGCGGAGACTGCTCGCATCGACGCCCTCAGCGCCCGCATCCGCGCCGCCATCACCCGAGTCCAAGAACTCCGCACCGCCCTCATAGCCGCCGCGGTAACCGGCAAGATCGACGTTCGTGACCACGAGTCGTCCGGCGGACGCCAAACATGA
- a CDS encoding TetR/AcrR family transcriptional regulator C-terminal domain-containing protein → MQASVSADPALRMRSQLLWEDRYRSTRGPKAAFSPQEVVLAAMDIADAEGLGAVTMQAVSARLGFTTMAIYRYFPSKEALYDAIVDAGLGLPPRPAEPRGDWRADVARWAHAKRAMLCSRPWLAELPFVAAPHGPNWLAWLEALAEPLYGAGLSPADVGQMISVVDGYTRGASDTSISLARARARGISEQEWAAAVGADLGRAIGDPRFPTFAAIIAAPSEVRPRTMDESFDFGLQRVLDGVERYVTSARS, encoded by the coding sequence ATGCAGGCCTCGGTGAGTGCGGACCCCGCGTTGCGGATGCGCAGCCAACTGCTCTGGGAGGATCGGTACCGCTCCACGCGTGGGCCGAAGGCGGCGTTCTCCCCTCAGGAGGTCGTGTTGGCGGCGATGGACATCGCAGACGCGGAGGGGCTCGGCGCGGTGACGATGCAGGCCGTGTCCGCACGGCTGGGCTTCACGACGATGGCGATCTACCGCTATTTCCCCAGCAAGGAGGCGCTGTACGACGCCATCGTCGACGCGGGGTTGGGATTGCCGCCGCGACCGGCGGAGCCACGCGGCGACTGGCGCGCCGACGTCGCGCGGTGGGCGCACGCCAAACGGGCGATGCTCTGCTCGCGACCGTGGCTGGCGGAGCTGCCGTTCGTCGCGGCACCGCACGGACCCAACTGGCTCGCCTGGCTCGAGGCGCTCGCCGAGCCGCTGTATGGGGCGGGGCTGAGCCCCGCCGACGTCGGGCAGATGATCAGCGTGGTGGACGGCTACACGCGAGGCGCATCGGACACCTCGATCTCGCTCGCTCGCGCGCGGGCGCGCGGCATCTCCGAGCAGGAGTGGGCAGCGGCGGTGGGCGCCGACCTGGGACGCGCGATCGGCGACCCTCGGTTCCCGACGTTCGCCGCGATCATCGCGGCGCCGTCCGAGGTCCGGCCGCGCACCATGGACGAGTCGTTCGACTTCGGGCTGCAGCGGGTGCTCGACGGCGTCGAGCGCTACGTCACGTCAGCGCGTTCCTGA
- a CDS encoding DUF2306 domain-containing protein produces the protein MKTNKSDWLIPSALIALSLVPALAGTARLAQLAGGADITPENARFFEAPLPVVLHIPAAIVFAILGALQFSPGLRRRHRGWHRATGRILVPAALLVAVTGLWMTLSYPWPEGDGQLVYAERLVFGSAMLLSVVLGVDAIRRRSFAEHGDWMLRAYAIGMGAGTQVLTHIPWFVLVDLKPAGIPRAVMMGLGWAINIAVAEWVIRRPTHRAKPVFATVSRATG, from the coding sequence ATGAAGACGAACAAATCGGATTGGCTGATTCCCTCCGCCCTCATCGCGCTCAGCCTCGTGCCGGCCCTGGCCGGCACGGCACGGCTGGCGCAGCTCGCCGGCGGGGCAGACATCACGCCGGAGAACGCACGATTCTTCGAGGCGCCGCTCCCTGTGGTGCTGCACATCCCGGCGGCCATCGTATTCGCCATCCTCGGCGCATTGCAGTTCTCACCGGGATTGCGGCGCCGTCATCGCGGATGGCATCGGGCGACGGGCCGGATCCTCGTTCCGGCCGCACTCCTCGTGGCGGTGACGGGACTGTGGATGACGCTCTCGTATCCCTGGCCGGAGGGTGACGGACAGCTGGTCTACGCCGAGCGACTCGTCTTCGGCAGCGCGATGCTGCTGTCGGTCGTGTTAGGCGTGGACGCCATCAGGCGCCGGTCGTTCGCCGAGCACGGTGACTGGATGCTCCGCGCGTACGCGATCGGGATGGGCGCGGGGACCCAGGTGCTCACGCACATTCCCTGGTTTGTCCTCGTCGACCTCAAGCCTGCCGGGATTCCGCGCGCCGTAATGATGGGACTCGGCTGGGCGATCAACATTGCCGTGGCGGAGTGGGTCATCCGGCGGCCGACGCATCGTGCGAAGCCCGTGTTCGCCACCGTCTCACGCGCCACCGGCTGA
- a CDS encoding protein kinase: MSDIDASDLQPRLAQALAGQYALLRPLGQGGMGTVFLARDLTLDREVAIKVISPELAASPELKQRFLQEARTVAKLRHPNIVAVYSAGEGNGLLYFVMEFVPGESLRDRLTREVSIASDPACSILHDLALALDYAHQAGVVHRDVKPENILLDRESGRAMLTDFGVAVALAAAGDSRLTNVGMVLGSPRYMSPEQASGERALDGRSDLYSLGLVGYEMLAGAPALDAPSAASMLVKQLTELPPPLIQKAPGTAPEVAAAIDRVLLKEPAARFARGGAFAAALVGESFDNATPSGQVARATRSRSTSAGTANERVAGSRRAVLIGAALAVVAAVGAGAMFVRNRDTGGNTRAYFVAPFEVQTGERSLDWLHEGSVNMLSMALAQWADLSVVDYERSLDLLRNAGLDDERRIALEDARAVARKAGAGVIIMGQVTTTPDSLRVIARTYNVASGKQLDQAESAVAASADPRVAFQSIANELLDLIGGTKVTMELTRATTSSVDAYRAYLAGVQALNGWRLGEADSLLKSATTIDSTFALAYYKRALTLGWINALDRSEHVSTSQKAVDYKSRLPQRLQEIVVANNDLAKAFMANGPEAGALFRAARARLAPLVQRDSLDAEAWYGLADAQFHEATQTGINNVDSIVGLLNQSQRGFKRAIAIDSTNHLAYQHLVGIYSMAAAGNGFVILDGDTLRSMGSPEAMRAIAPARMVELRNAAKARNRDAAAGWLAADPDAHQAWRSLSDAYSQMGMWDSAVAVLERSIERPTTASPVTPYRIALFRQIADDSLALPALRAALQRYPAESLKARGESDRLPMVMSGFSVAGANGALGLLDTLVRVSTDVDSIMFGTTAPTKWIAATYAVTMRLGAGLPASPADRRLLDRSLAGMDQMTSRYAGQVRAQSIVLPYMAFLSTGDTSFAAMARRWATPPNAPPAANVLPELTALIAVKSGDTAGAARLMRDFPSADSLKNPNVPIGMAGLRIFARAQLAADLGDLKRAAGTYEAIDPRRFQGVGMVEPGFATYTRSFLERGKVYEALGERQKAIAAYDEFVRRWAKADAALQPQVAEARAAAARLRDAPASVPVGVKPGRE; this comes from the coding sequence ATGTCCGACATCGACGCCTCCGACCTTCAGCCCCGCCTGGCCCAGGCCCTGGCGGGACAGTACGCCCTCCTGCGCCCGCTGGGGCAGGGCGGGATGGGGACGGTCTTCCTGGCCCGCGACCTCACGCTCGATCGCGAGGTCGCCATCAAGGTCATCTCGCCCGAGCTCGCCGCGAGCCCCGAGCTCAAGCAACGCTTCCTGCAGGAAGCGCGCACGGTCGCCAAGCTGCGTCATCCCAACATCGTCGCCGTCTACTCGGCCGGCGAGGGGAACGGGCTGCTCTACTTCGTGATGGAATTCGTCCCCGGCGAGAGCCTGCGCGACCGGCTCACGCGCGAGGTGTCGATCGCGTCGGATCCCGCCTGCTCCATCCTCCACGACCTGGCCCTGGCGCTGGACTACGCGCACCAGGCCGGCGTGGTGCACCGCGACGTGAAGCCGGAGAACATCCTGCTCGACCGCGAGTCGGGGCGGGCGATGCTCACCGACTTCGGCGTCGCGGTCGCCCTTGCGGCTGCCGGCGACAGTCGGCTCACCAACGTGGGAATGGTCCTGGGCTCGCCCCGCTACATGAGCCCGGAGCAGGCGTCGGGCGAACGCGCCCTGGACGGCCGCAGCGACCTGTACTCGTTAGGGCTGGTGGGATACGAGATGCTGGCCGGCGCGCCGGCGCTCGACGCACCGTCGGCGGCATCGATGCTGGTCAAGCAGCTCACCGAACTCCCCCCGCCGCTGATCCAGAAGGCACCGGGGACCGCGCCGGAAGTTGCCGCGGCCATCGACCGCGTCTTGCTCAAGGAGCCGGCCGCGCGCTTCGCGAGAGGGGGCGCCTTTGCCGCCGCACTGGTCGGCGAATCGTTCGACAACGCGACGCCGAGTGGACAGGTCGCGCGCGCGACGCGCTCACGCAGCACGAGCGCCGGCACGGCGAACGAGAGGGTTGCGGGCTCGCGACGTGCGGTCCTCATCGGTGCCGCCCTTGCCGTCGTGGCCGCGGTGGGCGCCGGTGCGATGTTCGTGCGAAACCGCGACACGGGCGGCAACACGCGCGCCTACTTCGTCGCCCCCTTCGAGGTGCAGACGGGCGAACGCTCGCTCGACTGGCTGCACGAGGGGAGCGTGAACATGCTTTCTATGGCGTTAGCCCAGTGGGCGGATCTGAGTGTGGTCGACTACGAACGCTCGCTCGACCTGCTGCGCAACGCGGGGCTCGACGACGAGCGACGCATCGCGCTCGAAGACGCGCGCGCGGTGGCTCGCAAGGCGGGCGCCGGCGTGATCATCATGGGGCAGGTCACCACCACCCCCGATTCGCTCCGCGTCATCGCCCGCACGTACAACGTCGCCTCGGGCAAGCAGCTCGATCAGGCCGAGAGCGCCGTGGCGGCCAGCGCCGATCCGCGGGTTGCCTTTCAGTCGATCGCCAACGAGCTGCTCGACCTGATCGGCGGGACGAAGGTCACGATGGAGCTGACGCGCGCCACCACGTCGTCGGTCGATGCGTATCGCGCGTATCTGGCCGGCGTGCAGGCGCTCAACGGGTGGCGGCTGGGCGAGGCCGATTCGCTGCTCAAGAGCGCAACCACGATCGATTCCACCTTCGCGCTGGCGTACTACAAGCGCGCCCTAACGCTGGGGTGGATCAACGCGCTGGATCGCAGCGAGCACGTGTCGACGTCGCAGAAGGCGGTCGACTACAAGAGCCGCCTGCCGCAACGGTTGCAGGAGATCGTCGTCGCCAACAACGACCTGGCCAAGGCGTTCATGGCCAACGGCCCGGAAGCCGGTGCGCTCTTCCGCGCGGCGCGCGCTCGGCTCGCCCCGCTCGTGCAACGCGATTCGCTCGACGCCGAGGCCTGGTATGGACTGGCCGACGCCCAGTTCCACGAGGCGACGCAGACCGGGATCAACAACGTCGATTCCATCGTCGGGCTGCTCAACCAGTCGCAGCGCGGCTTCAAGCGTGCCATCGCCATCGACTCGACCAACCACCTGGCGTACCAGCACCTGGTGGGCATCTACTCCATGGCGGCCGCGGGCAACGGATTCGTCATCCTCGATGGCGATACGCTGCGCAGCATGGGCTCGCCGGAGGCGATGCGTGCGATCGCGCCGGCCAGGATGGTGGAGCTGCGAAACGCGGCCAAGGCCCGCAATCGCGATGCAGCTGCCGGGTGGCTGGCCGCCGATCCGGATGCCCACCAGGCCTGGCGCTCGCTGAGCGATGCGTACAGCCAGATGGGGATGTGGGACTCGGCGGTCGCGGTCCTCGAGCGCTCGATCGAGCGGCCGACGACGGCGTCTCCGGTCACGCCGTATCGCATCGCGCTCTTCCGCCAGATTGCCGACGATTCCCTGGCGCTCCCCGCCCTGCGCGCCGCGCTGCAGCGCTATCCCGCGGAGTCGCTCAAGGCGCGCGGTGAGTCCGATCGGCTCCCGATGGTGATGTCGGGCTTCTCGGTTGCCGGGGCCAACGGGGCGCTCGGGCTGCTGGACACGCTGGTGCGCGTCTCGACCGACGTGGATTCCATCATGTTCGGGACCACGGCGCCGACCAAGTGGATCGCCGCGACGTACGCGGTGACCATGCGCCTGGGTGCGGGGCTCCCCGCCTCCCCGGCCGATAGGCGCCTGCTGGACCGCAGCCTCGCGGGGATGGACCAGATGACGAGTCGTTATGCGGGGCAGGTGCGCGCGCAGTCGATCGTCCTGCCGTACATGGCCTTCCTGTCCACCGGCGATACCTCCTTCGCCGCGATGGCCCGGCGCTGGGCGACGCCGCCTAACGCGCCGCCCGCCGCCAACGTGCTCCCGGAGCTGACCGCCCTCATCGCCGTCAAGTCGGGCGACACCGCGGGTGCCGCGCGTTTGATGCGCGACTTCCCCAGCGCCGATTCCCTCAAGAACCCCAACGTCCCCATCGGCATGGCCGGGTTGCGCATCTTTGCGCGGGCGCAGCTGGCGGCCGACCTCGGCGACCTGAAACGTGCCGCTGGCACGTACGAGGCCATCGACCCGCGGCGATTCCAGGGCGTCGGCATGGTGGAGCCGGGCTTCGCGACCTATACGCGCAGCTTTTTGGAACGCGGCAAGGTGTACGAGGCGCTCGGCGAACGGCAGAAGGCGATCGCTGCCTACGACGAGTTTGTCAGGCGGTGGGCCAAGGCCGACGCAGCGCTGCAGCCGCAGGTGGCGGAGGCCCGGGCCGCCGCCGCCCGCCTGCGGGATGCGCCGGCGTCGGTGCCGGTGGGGGTGAAGCCTGGGCGGGAGTGA
- a CDS encoding type II toxin-antitoxin system death-on-curing family toxin: MKGEPRWLTEPTLLAIHAQQIERFGGAHGVLDQNVVLSALARPRQRWSYDASADLADLAAAYLVGFARSQGFNDGNKRTGLACALVFLAVNDAMLHVDGAELYSITMKVSTGQAGDPEVAAFLRARLP; encoded by the coding sequence ATGAAGGGGGAACCGCGCTGGCTCACGGAACCCACACTGCTCGCCATTCACGCGCAGCAGATCGAGCGCTTCGGTGGTGCGCACGGCGTGCTCGATCAGAACGTGGTGCTCTCCGCCCTGGCCCGTCCGCGGCAGCGATGGAGCTACGATGCATCGGCCGACCTCGCGGATCTTGCGGCGGCGTACCTCGTCGGCTTTGCGCGCTCGCAGGGATTCAACGACGGCAACAAGCGCACGGGCCTGGCCTGCGCCTTGGTGTTCCTGGCCGTCAACGACGCCATGCTGCACGTGGACGGTGCTGAGCTCTATTCCATCACCATGAAAGTCTCGACCGGTCAGGCGGGCGACCCCGAAGTTGCCGCTTTTCTGCGCGCTCGACTGCCCTGA
- a CDS encoding type II toxin-antitoxin system VapC family toxin: MKTVSRARRPAAPAKQRQRAGVREPIPEYTGRPSAWRAVSSPDRDSPLLLDTHVWLWTLDGTPGSLDAAARTLIDRAATSRRLFVSDFSFWEIATLVSKGRLQLGTDVTVWLDRAARAPGIVAVPVTRDVLVHSTRLPGDPHGDPADRILLAQAQMLGASLLTCDRGIIAYAARTPGVPVCDARG, encoded by the coding sequence ATGAAGACCGTCAGCCGTGCGCGGCGTCCGGCCGCGCCCGCAAAACAGCGCCAGCGCGCAGGTGTGCGCGAGCCCATCCCCGAGTATACCGGCCGTCCCTCGGCGTGGCGCGCCGTCTCATCGCCCGACCGTGACTCGCCACTCCTGCTCGACACACACGTCTGGCTATGGACGCTGGATGGAACGCCGGGATCGCTGGATGCCGCGGCGCGAACGCTCATCGACCGCGCGGCGACATCGCGACGTCTGTTCGTCAGCGACTTTTCCTTCTGGGAGATCGCCACGCTCGTGAGCAAGGGACGACTGCAACTGGGGACCGATGTGACGGTCTGGTTGGACCGCGCCGCGCGGGCTCCCGGCATTGTCGCCGTCCCGGTCACGCGCGACGTGCTGGTTCACAGCACGCGCCTGCCAGGGGACCCGCACGGTGACCCGGCGGATCGGATACTGCTCGCGCAGGCGCAGATGCTCGGCGCGTCGCTGCTGACGTGCGATCGCGGGATCATCGCGTACGCCGCCCGCACTCCAGGCGTCCCTGTGTGCGACGCCCGTGGTTAA
- a CDS encoding type II toxin-antitoxin system Phd/YefM family antitoxin yields the protein MPRQPEPPQISASEFKATCLELMDEVARTGVELIVTKHGRPVVRLSAVGETSDSPWGFLAGSVVRHGDIVSPDDPTWVTSPTEPLARLRKR from the coding sequence ATGCCGCGCCAACCCGAACCTCCACAGATCTCGGCCAGTGAATTCAAGGCAACCTGCCTCGAACTGATGGACGAGGTCGCCCGCACCGGCGTGGAGCTGATCGTGACGAAGCACGGCCGACCGGTGGTGCGGCTTTCGGCGGTTGGGGAGACGAGTGACTCGCCTTGGGGATTCCTCGCGGGGTCGGTGGTGCGTCACGGCGACATCGTGTCGCCCGATGATCCGACATGGGTCACATCGCCGACCGAACCGCTCGCACGGCTTCGCAAGCGATAG
- a CDS encoding ankyrin repeat domain-containing protein, protein MRLLLARGASVNLTNNTGFTPVHHAIEAGAVESLAVLLDARADLTIAAKGVTPMQTARRLNNASILSLLQGAGGGP, encoded by the coding sequence GTGCGCCTCCTGCTGGCGCGTGGCGCGAGCGTCAATCTCACGAACAACACCGGCTTCACCCCCGTGCATCACGCCATCGAGGCTGGCGCCGTTGAATCGTTGGCCGTCCTGCTCGACGCACGGGCCGACCTGACGATTGCGGCCAAGGGGGTCACGCCGATGCAGACGGCGCGACGACTCAACAACGCAAGCATCCTGTCGTTGCTGCAGGGAGCGGGCGGGGGGCCGTGA
- a CDS encoding ATP-binding protein, translating to MSNSSSSYRRPQGSVLASRLAEPRRFIQVVAGPRQVGKSTLVEQVAAELAPAVRYASADEPTLRGTEWIAQQWEAARIAARDGGKQGAVLALDEIQKIPGWSETVKRLWDEDTRQRRPLKVVLLGSAPLLIAQGMTESLAGRFELLHLPHWSFAEMRDAFGFGLDEYLYFGGYPGAAALIHEPERWRRYIADSLIETSVSRDVLLLTRVDKPALLRRLFELACRYSGQILSYTKMLGQLQEAGNTTTLAHYLDLLAGAGLVCGLQKYAGDAARSRGSSPKLQVLNTALMTTVTGLSFDEARADREFMGRLTESAVGAHLANAAAARECELFYWRERNREVDFVVTAGRRVVAIEVKSGRSREMPVGLAAFTEAFGSRRTLLVGGDGIGIEEFLARPAMEWITA from the coding sequence ATGAGTAATTCGTCTTCCTCGTATCGCCGCCCGCAGGGCTCGGTCCTGGCCAGCCGGCTGGCCGAGCCGCGGCGCTTCATTCAGGTCGTGGCGGGGCCGCGGCAGGTGGGGAAGTCCACCCTCGTCGAGCAGGTCGCCGCTGAGCTCGCGCCGGCGGTTCGCTACGCCAGCGCGGACGAGCCGACGCTACGGGGGACGGAATGGATCGCCCAGCAGTGGGAGGCTGCTCGGATTGCCGCGCGCGACGGGGGCAAGCAGGGGGCGGTGCTCGCGCTCGATGAGATCCAGAAGATCCCGGGATGGTCGGAAACCGTCAAACGGCTGTGGGACGAGGACACGCGGCAGCGGCGCCCCCTCAAGGTCGTCCTGCTCGGCTCGGCGCCGTTGCTCATCGCGCAGGGGATGACCGAGAGCCTCGCGGGCCGATTCGAACTCTTGCACCTGCCGCACTGGTCCTTCGCGGAGATGCGTGACGCATTCGGCTTCGGACTCGATGAATACCTCTACTTCGGTGGCTATCCGGGAGCGGCGGCGCTCATTCACGAGCCCGAGCGCTGGCGCCGCTACATCGCCGACAGCCTGATCGAGACCTCCGTCTCGCGCGACGTCCTGTTGCTGACGCGTGTGGACAAGCCCGCCTTGCTGCGGCGGCTGTTCGAGCTCGCCTGCCGGTACTCCGGGCAGATCCTGTCGTACACGAAGATGCTCGGCCAGCTGCAAGAGGCGGGGAACACCACCACGCTGGCGCACTACCTCGACCTGCTGGCGGGGGCAGGGCTCGTGTGCGGGTTGCAGAAGTACGCGGGCGATGCGGCCCGCAGTCGCGGCTCGAGCCCCAAGCTGCAGGTGCTCAACACCGCGCTGATGACAACCGTGACCGGACTGTCATTCGACGAGGCACGTGCCGACCGTGAGTTCATGGGGCGACTCACCGAGTCGGCGGTCGGTGCGCACCTGGCCAATGCGGCGGCGGCGCGCGAGTGCGAACTCTTCTACTGGCGCGAGCGCAACCGCGAGGTCGACTTCGTGGTGACAGCGGGGCGTCGCGTTGTCGCCATCGAGGTGAAGAGCGGACGGTCGCGCGAGATGCCGGTGGGGCTGGCGGCATTCACCGAGGCGTTTGGTTCCCGGCGCACACTGCTCGTCGGTGGGGACGGCATCGGCATCGAGGAGTTCCTCGCGCGCCCGGCGATGGAGTGGATCACGGCCTAG